Within the Streptomyces sp. NBC_01463 genome, the region AACCCACCCCGCTGCGCTCCCATGCAGGCGAGGCCGTCCATAAGGTCTGCGCAGAACGATGGAATAGCCGGCACCCCGGAGCGGGGCGCTTCGTGTCCGACGCCCAGGCTCGCCGCCGAAAGCACGATGACGACCATGTATGACGCAGGTAGAGGCTCGGTTCGAACCATCGCACCGGGAAACGCGGAAGCCCTGCTCCCTCTCTATCCGGAGGGCGATCAGGGTCCTTTTGCATTCTGGCCTGCGGCAGCCTCAGCCCTTGTGGGCGTCTTCCGATCCTCGACGTCCAGAACACCAGCCACCCACTGGGCGAAGTTCGCGCTACCGCGAGAGGGCGCTTCGAACGTCGGCCGGCGGGCCTACGTGCCCAGGTGTCGCAGAGGTTGTCGCGACAGGCTGGTGCACGTGGGCAGTCCCAGCATCTGCACTGTGGTGCGCTCGCTGGAGATCAGTGCCGGAGCGTCAGGGGCGGTTTCTGTCGTCGCTGGCGAAGAAGAATCCGAAGGCGGCGCTGGCAAGAGCCACGACCGGGGTGAACACCAGGCTGAGCTCTCGGAACGACTCGTCGTCAAATTTCGTCCAGCGACCTGCAATGAGGGCTAGCACGGGAAGGACGGCCAGCAGCGCGACCAGCCCCAGCATGCCCATCGCCAGCCTGTGACGAGTTTCATGGATGTTGTGAGGGGCAAGGAGGCGCGCGGTCTCGCTGTGCTCGGGCGCGAGGTCCTCGCTGATACCCGGCTCACCGACAGACGCGAACTCGGTGCCGTAGGAGTTGGCCGGCTCGTTCTCGACGAACTCCTCATCGGTCCCGGAGCCGCTTTCGCTCACTCTCCAGCCCTCCCCTGCCGAGGGATTTCGGGAGGGGATATCGCAATCGGCGGACCGATCTTGTAGGTATTGCCGGTCGAGGGGATCTCGTCCTCCTCGATCCCCCGGTCGCCGTAGGGCGACCGGGGCGTTTGCGGTGAAACACCGGTCATCAGTGATCGCACCCCCGTGGGCTCGGTAGCAGGATGTAAAGGTTCCTACGACGACCCCAGCCACAGGTCTTGGTGTGCTGCGGCGCGAAGTCCTCTCGGAAGTCGTCAGGGGATATCAGAGCAACGCGCTTGGCGCCCGTCAATTCCCGTCGCGCGGCGCTGGGTTCGGGCACCAACCCGACAGCCCGTTCGTTGTGCCACTCACGGAAGGGCGTCAGGAAGAGCTTGTTGCACTCACAGATCAGTACGGCAGGCAGGCGGCGTCGAGGCTCGTCTCCACAGGCCGAAACCTGGTCGTCCATTTTGGTGGATCCCCTCAGAAGGTCGCCGTAGGCGGCGCAGAGCTGGCAGGACAGTCGCCCCCAAGCTGGCGCTTGGGGGGGAGCGTACCACACCAGATGTGATCATTTTCAACATCTGGTGTTGATCTCATCCACACTGAGTACACATAGGTAGTGTATCCGGTACGCATCTGGTGCGCGTTTACTTGACATTGGGTGCGGGTAAGAGCACCATGTCGCTATCCGCGTTCCTCCGGCCGGACTGAATGGAGATCCTTGATGAGGTACTTATCGGTCCTCTGAGAACACCATCTAGCTGGTGGTTCGCGCGTGTCGCACCCGCACTGGGGGGATCCGCTGAAGGAAGCCAGATAGTTGCTTCGCTCAGCAGTGCGACATCTGCCGCCTTGGACATAAAGCCGTTCGGGACCCTCCGGCATAGCCGCCGGCAGGCGTAATCCCGGACCTTTCCGCGTCCGGGGCCGCGACACTTTCGCGACATCTTCGAACTGGGAGCCTTGGCATGCCTGAGAACACCACCGACGCACCTACAAGGGCGCCTGCGGCTGAACCGCACGTCACTCGGCTAAGCGTCAACATCAACGAAGAGACCGCCGCAAAGCTGCGCTGGTACAAGGAGCAGAAGGGCATCTCCATCACGGAGACCGTCCGTCGCGCAGTCGCGTTGCTGGAGCTGGTGGAGCGGGAGACTTCTACGGGCAGTGAAGTGCTGCTCAAGTCGCCAGACAAGAAGTCGGTTCGGCAGCTGTGGTTGGTCTGATGCGTCCAGCTTGCTCAGGGGGTTCGGGGAGGAGCCTCCGTGAAGCGCGCCAGTGGCCGCTCCACACGCAAGTGGCGTTCGCTGCTGCTGGAGACGCCCAATCGCGAGACGGCTTCACCGCGGTAACTGCGTAGCGATGTACATACGCCGGTATTCGGTCTGCTCAACGGGACACTGCAGCAGCGGAGGAGTCCTCTCGACCGGACATCACTATCGGTCGGTGTAAGAGGACGAGCGTGCGGCCTGCGGGGATGGTCGCAGCCACCGCTGCAGCATTGATCGCGTGCTATCGGATGCAAGCACCCGGCCCATGTCCTGACGGGGCTCTATGTGGCCTGCCCTGCGCAGTCCAAATCTCTTCGCCTGAACTCTATGCACTCGGGGCTGGGAGAGGGGCTGCTCGTCTGCTCGTGCATGTGCAGACGACGATGAAGACCCAGGACTGAGCCGGTCAGGCACCAGCGAACAGCGGGGCCTGCCCAAAGGCGGCAGCTGCGACGTTAGCGGCTGCCGCCTCGGCATGCCCCAGCCCAAGTCCCTAGCCAAGCTGGCCCCAAACAAGTGGCAACAGCTCGGCGATGAGCTTGCGGTCACGGCCCACCGTTTGGAACTGGGCCAGTCCGCGATGCTGGGAGTGATCGGTGGGTCGGAACCCCGAGCTGCGCCCAAGAACCGATCGGTTCATGGGCAGATGGAAGCGCGTTGGCGGCGGCCTGAACCTCGTTCGCTTCTGGTGAGGCTTTAGGGCTTCGACCTGGAGCGGAGTGCGCGCAGCGCGGCTCCGCCGGCGAGGAGAACGAGGGCCGTGGTGAGGCCGCCGAGGAACTCGGGCACGGCGGCGTACAGGATTTCGCTCACCGGGCCACCGCCGCCGCGCGCTGGGTCTGGCGGGCGCCGAGGCGGTGGAGCTTGCGGCGTACCCGCTCGCCGTGTGCCGCGGGCAGGTCGGCGCTGAGGGCGGATTCGGCCCATGTGCCGGCGCCCTGCGCCCATCGAGCGGCAACGGCGGCCTCGTCGGGGGTGAGGCCCCGCAGTACCGTACGGACCTGCGCATCGTCGACTTGGTGCTGCAGTGCCAGGTCCTCGGTCGTGCGGTGGTCCGGGAGGACGTCATCGAGGGTGATGCCGTCGGCGATGGTGACGCCGGTCAGCATTACCCGGCCGCCGCCGGTTCTCCGTTCCCAGAGCGGTTGCCATCGTCGGCGCTCGGCTGCGGTGTATTCGTGCAGAATCCGGAGCAGTTCGGGATCGGTCAGATAGCTGCCAAGGTGGTGCACCCAGTCGCCGAGCAGAGCTGCGATCACTCCGTCGCGGCACAGCTCGGGCCGGGCGATGCCGAGGATGTCGCGGGCGAAGGTGTCGACGGTCACGTGGTCGCCTTCGATCGCGGCGTTACGGGCCGCGAGGACCGACAGCAGAGCAGCGCGAGCTGGCATGTCCAGCGTCGTCGGGCTGAAACTGACCTGGAGCGCGGTGCCACCTCCCGAATCCCAGAGCTCCGTCTCAAAGTGTGTAGAGCCCCGGTCCCACCGGACTGTGATCCCCTCGACTGACCAGCTCAAGAACGTCTCGGCGAGACCAAGCAGGAAGCTTTGGAGCAAGGCGTCGAGCGGAGCCCAGCCTGACCGATGCACGGACCCGTCGCCGCAGTGCGCGGCGCGGTCAGGCATGGCCCATTCGTCCCTTCGGGAGGCAATGGTCGTCACCTTGAGGAAGGGGCTGGGGATGCAGCGCTGGGTTGCGGTAGTCATGATGGCTCCTTGCCGGTTACGGGGAGGTTCCCTTACTTCTGGGCATGGGCAAGGCCCGGACCGACAAAGAATCTTGATTCCCTCTCTGTGACCTGAGTCACCTCGGATAAGATGCGATATCCGAGGTGGTAGACGGACATGACGGCCCGTCGGTGCCGACGCCCCTGCGAAGGCCCTGCTCCCTCTCCAGTCGGAGGGCGAGCAGGGCCTCTTCTGCGTTCCGGCCCGCGACAGCCTCTGTCCTTGTGGGCGGTTCCGACACGACCTTCCTAGCTGACGCCTTAGCAGGGGCTGCGCGATGTCTGAAGGTGGGACCGTCAGCCGTCAGCCATGAGTAGCAGCACCAGTTCCTCCCGGTGCTCGTGCGACATGTGCGCCCGGAGCTGGGCGTCGAACCACACCGGGTCCTCCCAGGGGAGCGACGGAGTGGCAGCAGGTCCTTGCTCACCCTTAACCGGGTTAATGCTTTCTGAGGCCGGTGCCACGGGTGCAGCCGGTCCGGGACTCTGCGGAGGGATCGGGGACGGCGCCGGTTCGTCCTCGCGGGAGACCGCGTTCTGCCTCGGTTTCCGCGGGCCCTTAACCCGGTTAAGGGCTACGGCGGCCTCGCTCTGCTGCTGATCAGCGGGAAGCCGGCCGATCCGGCGCCCGTCCTTGACCTTGAGCTTGCCGGCCTCGACCTTCTTCTGCAGCTCCTCGGACAGCCCGAGCAGCGCCAGCCGCTGTGACACCCACGCCCCCGACTTCCCAAGCCGCTTGGCCACCTTCTCCTGGCTTCCGTGCTTGCCGAGCAGCTCCTGGATGGCCTTCGCCTGATCCAGCGGCGGGACGTCGATCCGGTGCACGTTTGCGATCAGCGCGCTCTCGAGCAGATCCTCCGCGCTGGCGGCCAGGTCGTCGTTGACATCGATGCGGAGCTCCGGCAACCCGGCGGCACTGGCGGCCGCCAGACGCCGGTTGCCGTCGATGACGACGTACTCGGCCTCACCGATCTCCCCGTCATGGCCGGGGTGAACAGCGAGGAATGCCGCCCGCCGGACGACCGCGACGGGCTGGAGCTGCCCCCGCTCCTTCAACGAGTCCGCGGTCTCGGCGATTTCGGTGAGCTCATCACGCGGGTTGAATGGGTTGTGCGCGAGCTCCGCAAGAGGAACAGAGGCCGGCGGTCGTTTGCCCTCGCCGTTGATGATCTGCTGGCGGGTCCTGACCCGGCGAGGAGCGGGCTTACCGGAGTCCTGACCGTCCTCGGCCATACTGAAGCCGCGGGTGACCCGCGGCTGAGGGGGAGTCATACTGCGAGCTCCTTCGCGAGGTCGCGCATCGCCTGCGCGTGTTCACTGTTGGGCGCGTACTCCAGCAGCGGGATCTCCCCGTCAGCCGCCTCGCGTCCCTCCTTGAGATCACCGATCACAGCCAGGACACCAGGGGAGCTGCTCAGCTCCCACTGGTCTTTGTTCTCCTGAACGAGCTTGCCGCGACGGCTGTCGTAGGCGTTGACGACGAGACCGAGGTAGTCCACCTGGATCCGGCCCTTGCGGCAGAGATCTTCCTTCTGACTCTTAAGCAGACGGAAGGCCCTGTGCGACGCCTTGTTCGCCCACACCGGGGTGATGACCCCCGACCGGTCGGCGAGTTCACCGTCGCGCCGACGCACGTAGTAAAGAGCCGTGTCCATGTTCAGGCCGAGGCTGGGCGGACCGTCGATGATGATGACGTCGTAGTCGGCCTCCAGCGGCTCCAGCGCGCGCTCCAACGCTGCCTCGCTAAAAGAGACCTTCGAAAGCGCGACGTCCCGGAGAAACGCGTCGTCGGACGCTGGCAGGAGATGGAGCCGCTCACCGAAGCGCTTCTGGTCCAGGGCGACCAGAAGCTCGCCGACGTGGCCCTTGGCTGTGCCGTCCATGTGCATGAGGAGGGTTTCGACGTCGTCCTCGTACATGACGTCCTCGAAGCCGAGTTCCGCGGTGAGGTGCCCCTGGGGGTCGTAGTCGACGATCAGAACGCGGTGGCCGGCCTCCGCGAGGGCCTGGGCGATGCCGGACGAGATGAACGTCTTCCCGACGCCGCCCTTCTGGTTCGCCACTATCACCCGCACCACCGGCTGAGCCACCAAAGGGCTGCTGGGGGAGGGGTGGTTGTCGAGCCACAGCGTCAAGGCCTGTGCCAGGCCCTGGACGTAGGTGACGCCGCGTTCCGAGCAGGCGGCCTTGAACGTGTCCGGGCCTCCGACGGGGAGGAAGGTGCCCCAGGTCTTCGCGCCGTCGGTCCTGATCTCTGGGAGGTTGTCTGCCGAGTACCAGGCGTTGATGGCGTGCTCGGTTGCGTCCTGGATGTCCATTCCGTGCTCGAAAGCACGGATCTTGAGGTGTCTGCGCAGCTGAGGGGTGAGAGCAGTAATTAGCTTCTCTCGCTCACCCCTCGGGGTGGGGATGCTCATGTGGCCAAACATTACTAGGTCACCTCCCTTCTGTAGCGCATCTGTATGACGAACCGCCCTACGGCGACATGACTTGTGAGCAAATCAGTCGATCTGCCCCGGACGTTCGGGCGGGGCGTCCCGCTGTGCCGACGAGTCCACCCGGGCGAGCAGTCCTGAGACGTACATGCGGTAGCTGACCGCGCTAGGGCCCGTCGAATTCGATGTTGTCCAAGGGGTCAGGTTGGACGGTCCAGGGGTCGATCCCCTTTTGCAGGCGGCGTTCTTCTTCGCGCCAGTGGAGGAACCGACCGGTGCCGGCCGCCCACAGGGTGGCCTCCCCGAGTGGGCAGCGGTCGAGGTCACCCAAGATCAGGCGATGCAGGAACTCCGCCATGCCCATCGGGTACACGGTCCAGGGGGCGTCGAGGCTGGCTCGCAGCACCGCGACAGGCCACAGATCTGGGTCGGCGCCCGACGTCAGCCAGCAGAGCGTGTCGGCCGCTGGAGTCACCCCCCACGCGATCACCGCGTCTCCAGCGTTCGCATTGGCCGGGGCGCTGGCCGGTGCTGTGGTCGGCGGCCACTGGTCCCGAGCATCGGCTGTTGCGCTACTCATACCGTCGGCGATGCCGTCCGAGGGCGACAAGGGGCGCAGTATCTCGAGAGAATCGCTCATCCCTCCAGCACCGAAAGTCCGCATGAAGGCGATGTAGTCGCCAGGGAACCGAGTTTTCCATCGCGCTGAGAGCAGTTCCCAGTCGATGCCCTCGTCTGCGCCGAAGGTAGGAGCGAGGACTTGCGTCAGCGCGGCTACCGAACCCCGTCCGTACGCTTGGTTCACTCCATGCTCCCTACAGGGATGGGCACGTCCGGGTAGGTGACGGTGCCGAGACTCCGCCACTCTTTCAACGCGAGGCTGTACACGGAATTGGGGATGATCTCGTCGAAGCTCAGGCCTTCGCTGCCGTCTTCCTTGACACCGCGGGCCTTCATCTTGAAGGAGACGGGGACGGTACGTGGCCCCTCGTACTGTGGCTGCACGGTGTACTCGACTGTCTGGTCATCTTTGATTGCCTTACTGACCCGATCCTCGAAGGTGTACATGTTGTACGGCAGGCGGCCGTTCTCCTCAGCGGTATGGAAGTTGGCCTGTCGGGAGCAAGTGGCCAGGTTCTCCAACTTGTCGCCCTCGCCGCTGAGGTCCGCTCCGAGTAGATGGCAGTTGTTGATGACGCTCCTGGGCGCGAGCTTCAGGTAACGGGCGTACCGGGTGGCCCACTTGTAGCCGGGCGGCCTCGTCTCGGCTGTGACGTCGCTGCCGGGGTTCCGCTTGACGAAGGCCTTATTGAGACAGGCGTACGCTCCCGTGGCCCGGTTGCCGTGGACGGCGTCTCGCTCACCGTATCGACGCCATCCCTTACCGTCCTTCAGGCAGGTTCCGTACCTCAGCCGTTCGCTGTCGTCCTGCGGCTTGGTCTTGTCCTGGCCCCGCTCGCCCTGTGTGTCATTGAGTTTTCGTGCCTCATCAATGGTCTTACGGAGCAGGTCGTAGGTGTCGCGTGCCTGCTTCGTCTTCTCCCGGAACTCGGGCAGCTTTGTGGCGACCCGCTTGACTGACCTGCCGATCTTGTAGCTCTTTTTGACTGCTCCGATACCGAGGAGGGTGGTGCCGGCGTCGGCGGCTACTTCGAGGCAACTGCTCAGATCGTGGTCCTCGACGCATTCCAGGGTGGCTGTGACGCCGAAGGTGTCGATGAGGATCTGGCCGCCGTTGTCCTTGAGCCAGTCGGTGAGGCTGGTCTCCAGGAGTCTCTTGGCGTCGCGGTATTCCTGGACGCAGTCGCGGCCGGTCTCGCAGTTCGCGGCCAGGAGCTTCTCGTCCTGTGCCTGTTGGGCGATGTCGGCGGCTCCGCCGAGCCGGGTCCAGTCACTGCCGGTTCCGTTCCAGCGGTAGGCGGTGGTGAGGTCGGGGGAGAGGCCGTAGAGCTGGGTGTCGCTGACGGTGAATGTGGCGCCGGGGCCGCCGATCTCGGTCCACGCGTCGGGGGTGTTGTTGTACTGGTGGATGTTTCCAGTGTCGGGATTGGTCGCGAAGAGCCCGGCGCCGCCGGCGTAGATGTTCTTGGCGGGCCCGCCGATCCTGTTCCAGCCGGATCCCTTCCCGGCCCATTCGTAGACGGCCGTGTGGTCGGGGTTGATGCCGTAGATGCGGTCGTGGCCGACGGCGAACTGGGCGCCGGGGCCGCCGATCCGGGTCCACTTGCCGGGCTTGCCGTTGTACTTGTAGAGGTCGCCGGTGTCGGGGTTGGTCGCGAAGAGGCCGGCATGCCCGGCGTAGATGTTCCGCGCGGGTCCGCCGATCGCGGTCCAGGTGTCGCCGTCCCATTCCCCGATGCCGTCGGGGACCCGCCGGTAGAGGTGGTCGCCGGTGACGGCGAACTGGCCGGTCGAGCCGCCGATAGGGTCCCAGGTGCTGGTGGCGGCGTTGTGCTTTTGGATCTGTTCGCCGCCGTCTTTGGTCATGAAGACGCCCGCGCGGCCGGCGTAGACGGCGTTCGCGGCGCCGCTGAGGGGCGACCAGCCGTCGCTGCCGCGCTTCCAGACAGCGCTCTTGTCGGCGGTGAGGGTGTAGAGGTCGTCCTGTGCGGTGACGGCCATGCGGACGCCGTTCTCGTCCAGGGTGTCGGACGGCCCGGTGGCCTGTACCGGCGCCGGGGTAATGTCGCGTTGAGCGTCCTTGTCCGGGTCGGGTGCCACGTCTTCGGCCGGTTCGGCCGGTTCTTCCGTGGCTTCAGCCTCCTCCGCCGGGGCGGGAACTGTCTCCTGCGGCGCCGGGGCGACGGGGGTGGTCTCCTGCGGCTGCGGCGGAGCGGGTGCCGTCGGTGTCTCCTGGGCCGGGGGAGGGGCCGGCGCGGTCGTGGGTGCGCCGAGGGGGGTCCATCCGGTGCCGGCGTTGTCCCATCGCAGGACCTCGGTGTGGGTGGTGGCGATGCCGTAGAGGTGGGTGTCGCTGACCGTGAAGCCGACACCGGGTTCGCCGGCCTTCGTCCAGGCGTCGGGCTGCCCGCCGTACTTGCTGAGCTGCCCCGTGACAGGGTCGGTCGCGAAGAGACCGGCACCGCCGGCGTAGAGGTCCTGGACGGGGCCGCCGACCCGGCTCCAGTCGGTGCCGTGCCCGGTCCATTCGAAGACGGCCGTGCGGTCGGCGGCGATGCCGTAGAGGCGGTCGCCGGTGACGGCGAAGGCGGCGCCGGGTTCACCGATCTGTGTCCAGGTTTCGGGGGTTCCCTCGTACTTGAAGACCTTGCCGTCAGGGCCGGTGGCGAAGAGCCCGGCTCCTCCTGCCTCGAGGTCCTTGGCGGGCCCGCCGACCTTGGTCCAGTCGCTGCCAGTGCCTGCCCATTCGTAGACCGCTGTGCGGTCGGGATTCAGCGCGTAGAGGCGGTCGCCGGTGACGGCGAAGTCCGCACCTGCCTCACCGATCGGTGACCAGGCGTCCGGCGTTCCCTCGTACTTGAAGACCTTGCCGGTATCCGGTGCGGTAGCGAACAGCCCGGCGCCTCCCGCGTGCAGGGTCTCGGCGGGGCCGCCGACCTTGGTCCAGTCGCTTCCCTCTCCGTTCCACCGGTAGACGGCCGAGTGGTCCGCGGCGAGCGCGAAGAGCTGGTCGTCCCCGGTCGCCGCCACCACGCCCAGGGCGACGGGCGCGCCGGCTGCCGGGGCACCGTCGTCAGCCAGGGCGGGAAACGCGGACAGGATTCCGGCAGTCAGCGCACCGGCCAGGACGACGCCCACACGCCGCAGGAACGTCGGCGCTCTGCCGGCACGGGGGCGGGACCGGCCATGGCCCCTCTTATACGCACGGGTCACGAGATGCTCCAGAGTTTGTCCGGGAAGTGCTGGAGCTCTCACGGTGTGACCTGGTCTGATTGTCCTCAACTGCCCTGCTGGATACGTGCAGATGGGACACGCG harbors:
- a CDS encoding ParB/RepB/Spo0J family partition protein codes for the protein MTPPQPRVTRGFSMAEDGQDSGKPAPRRVRTRQQIINGEGKRPPASVPLAELAHNPFNPRDELTEIAETADSLKERGQLQPVAVVRRAAFLAVHPGHDGEIGEAEYVVIDGNRRLAAASAAGLPELRIDVNDDLAASAEDLLESALIANVHRIDVPPLDQAKAIQELLGKHGSQEKVAKRLGKSGAWVSQRLALLGLSEELQKKVEAGKLKVKDGRRIGRLPADQQQSEAAVALNRVKGPRKPRQNAVSREDEPAPSPIPPQSPGPAAPVAPASESINPVKGEQGPAATPSLPWEDPVWFDAQLRAHMSHEHREELVLLLMADG
- a CDS encoding ParA family protein; amino-acid sequence: MSIPTPRGEREKLITALTPQLRRHLKIRAFEHGMDIQDATEHAINAWYSADNLPEIRTDGAKTWGTFLPVGGPDTFKAACSERGVTYVQGLAQALTLWLDNHPSPSSPLVAQPVVRVIVANQKGGVGKTFISSGIAQALAEAGHRVLIVDYDPQGHLTAELGFEDVMYEDDVETLLMHMDGTAKGHVGELLVALDQKRFGERLHLLPASDDAFLRDVALSKVSFSEAALERALEPLEADYDVIIIDGPPSLGLNMDTALYYVRRRDGELADRSGVITPVWANKASHRAFRLLKSQKEDLCRKGRIQVDYLGLVVNAYDSRRGKLVQENKDQWELSSSPGVLAVIGDLKEGREAADGEIPLLEYAPNSEHAQAMRDLAKELAV
- a CDS encoding SMI1/KNR4 family protein, with the protein product MNQAYGRGSVAALTQVLAPTFGADEGIDWELLSARWKTRFPGDYIAFMRTFGAGGMSDSLEILRPLSPSDGIADGMSSATADARDQWPPTTAPASAPANANAGDAVIAWGVTPAADTLCWLTSGADPDLWPVAVLRASLDAPWTVYPMGMAEFLHRLILGDLDRCPLGEATLWAAGTGRFLHWREEERRLQKGIDPWTVQPDPLDNIEFDGP
- a CDS encoding DNA/RNA non-specific endonuclease, with amino-acid sequence MGVVLAGALTAGILSAFPALADDGAPAAGAPVALGVVAATGDDQLFALAADHSAVYRWNGEGSDWTKVGGPAETLHAGGAGLFATAPDTGKVFKYEGTPDAWSPIGEAGADFAVTGDRLYALNPDRTAVYEWAGTGSDWTKVGGPAKDLEAGGAGLFATGPDGKVFKYEGTPETWTQIGEPGAAFAVTGDRLYGIAADRTAVFEWTGHGTDWSRVGGPVQDLYAGGAGLFATDPVTGQLSKYGGQPDAWTKAGEPGVGFTVSDTHLYGIATTHTEVLRWDNAGTGWTPLGAPTTAPAPPPAQETPTAPAPPQPQETTPVAPAPQETVPAPAEEAEATEEPAEPAEDVAPDPDKDAQRDITPAPVQATGPSDTLDENGVRMAVTAQDDLYTLTADKSAVWKRGSDGWSPLSGAANAVYAGRAGVFMTKDGGEQIQKHNAATSTWDPIGGSTGQFAVTGDHLYRRVPDGIGEWDGDTWTAIGGPARNIYAGHAGLFATNPDTGDLYKYNGKPGKWTRIGGPGAQFAVGHDRIYGINPDHTAVYEWAGKGSGWNRIGGPAKNIYAGGAGLFATNPDTGNIHQYNNTPDAWTEIGGPGATFTVSDTQLYGLSPDLTTAYRWNGTGSDWTRLGGAADIAQQAQDEKLLAANCETGRDCVQEYRDAKRLLETSLTDWLKDNGGQILIDTFGVTATLECVEDHDLSSCLEVAADAGTTLLGIGAVKKSYKIGRSVKRVATKLPEFREKTKQARDTYDLLRKTIDEARKLNDTQGERGQDKTKPQDDSERLRYGTCLKDGKGWRRYGERDAVHGNRATGAYACLNKAFVKRNPGSDVTAETRPPGYKWATRYARYLKLAPRSVINNCHLLGADLSGEGDKLENLATCSRQANFHTAEENGRLPYNMYTFEDRVSKAIKDDQTVEYTVQPQYEGPRTVPVSFKMKARGVKEDGSEGLSFDEIIPNSVYSLALKEWRSLGTVTYPDVPIPVGSME